In Streptomyces pluripotens, the genomic window GAGAGGGACCGTCACCGCCTGAGCAGCCGCGGGGCGGTCGCCGACGACCTGCGCTCCTCTGCGACGAGGCCAGACGGCTTGCCGACCGGGCGGGTGGAGAGGCCGACTGGGCCGGTGACCAGGCCGAACGGCCCTGTGGGCCCGGGCGGGCGCGTGACACCGTCCTGGAGGTGCCTGAAGTGTCAGCGGCTGCTGTGGCTCCTTCGACTGTGCCCGGTTCCGCCGGGCTTTGCATCCCCGAGCCCCGGCGGCCCCGGCGACCTTGGCAGCCCTGGCGTGTGTGGCGGCTTCGGCTGTCGCGGCGAGAGGAGGTGGTTACGACCCCGACCCCGACCTGCACCCCTGTGTCCGAGGGGGCGGCACCTACCTGAACCCGCACACCGGCCGGGCGAGGGCCGAACTGGTCGCCGCTGAGGGCCAGTAACCGACCACACCACTTGTCACTGCCATCCGCCAGTCGCCATCCGCCAGTCGTCCCCAGCGTAGGGAAAGAGCCCATGCCTCTGCAGATCACGGACCTGCACGCCGTCGAGATCCTCGACTCCCGTGCCCGCCCCACCCTCGCCGTCACCCTCACCACCGTCGATGGCGCCCGTGTGCGTGCCGGTGTCCCCTCCGGGGCGTCGACGGGCACCCGGGAGGCCGTCGAGCTCCGCGACGGCGACGCCTCCCGCTACAACGGACAGGGCGTACGGACCGCCGTCGGGCACGTCAACGGCGAGATCGCCCAGGCCCTGACCGGCCGTTCCTTCGACTCCGCCGCCGACGTCGACCGCGCCCTGCTCGATCTCGACGGCACCGACACGAAGGCGCGGCTCGGCGCCAACGCCGTCATCGGCGTCTCCATGGCCGCCATGCGTGCCGAAGCCGTGCTGGCCGGACGCGAGTTGTGGCAGCACATCGCCCAGGTTGCGGGCACCACTCCGCGCCTTCCGGTACCGCACTTCAACGTCGTCAACGGCGGCGCCCACGCCACCAACAACCTCGACTTCCAGGAGTTCATGCTCGCCCCGCTCGGCGCGCCCAGCCTGCCCGAGGCAGTACGTGCCGGAGCCGAGGTCTACGCGAAGCTCAAGGCGATCCTGTCCGCCCAAGGACACGCCGTGGGCCTGGGCGACGAGGGTGGTTTCGCCCCCGCCGTCGACCGCCCGGAGGAGGTCCTCCAACTCCTCATCGACGCCGTCACCGCCACCGGACATGCCGCCGGCCGTGAGGGCATCGCCATCGCCCTGGACCCGGCGGCCAGTGAGTTCCACCGCGACGGCGGGTACGACGTCGCGGGCGAGAAGCTGACCAGCGACCAACTGATCGAACGCTACGAGGCGATCGTCGACCGCTTCCCGCTCTGGTCCATCGAGGACGGCCTCGCCGAGGATGACTGGGGCGGCTGGGTCCGCCTGACCGAACGGCTCGGCGACCGTGTCCAGTTGATGGGCGACGA contains:
- the eno gene encoding phosphopyruvate hydratase — its product is MPLQITDLHAVEILDSRARPTLAVTLTTVDGARVRAGVPSGASTGTREAVELRDGDASRYNGQGVRTAVGHVNGEIAQALTGRSFDSAADVDRALLDLDGTDTKARLGANAVIGVSMAAMRAEAVLAGRELWQHIAQVAGTTPRLPVPHFNVVNGGAHATNNLDFQEFMLAPLGAPSLPEAVRAGAEVYAKLKAILSAQGHAVGLGDEGGFAPAVDRPEEVLQLLIDAVTATGHAAGREGIAIALDPAASEFHRDGGYDVAGEKLTSDQLIERYEAIVDRFPLWSIEDGLAEDDWGGWVRLTERLGDRVQLMGDDIFVTNPAIITEAISKKIGNSALIKVNQIGTVTETLEAMRICREAGYTQMVSHRSGETEDSFIADLVVGTGSGQIKSGAPARGERVAKYNRLIEIAEANPSLPFGLADA